A genomic region of Metopolophium dirhodum isolate CAU chromosome 1, ASM1992520v1, whole genome shotgun sequence contains the following coding sequences:
- the LOC132953727 gene encoding uncharacterized protein LOC132953727 — protein MPQPKRQNIGRRSRNYVAQQYHRRSQSEEAQLQRNVVQQVRNARRNTSAGPSTNPASRRTSRISRRAQAMEFAAFHYSSEMDYSEPGLIGGMTVRCLQCAAAKFPGETAGMCCTNGKVKLPAFESPPDPLHSLIFGTSTTSKHFLSHIQEYNTPFQMTSFGATKVIRDSFMPTFKIQGQIYHRAGSLLSFPDTEPQFLQISFVGNSNDELNRRCAIAPSARRQIILDLQIFFHQHNGLVQLFKTALDLMPSDNHRIVRRADKTPFGEHARRFNGPTIDELAIVIVGEQFLSRDIVLHRRNEQLQCVSELHRSYDALQYPLLHWKGDDGYHINIPMIDPRTGRDIPGKTVSAMNYYSYRFMVRPQEDNFILRCGKLFHQYAVDMYAKIESERLNYLRFNQAQLRSEEYIHLQDAIVNDGDVNNIGRLTILPATYIGSPRHMHQYT, from the exons ATGCCACAACCAAAACGACAAAATATTGGCCGACGATCACGGAATTATGTCGCCCAACAATATCATAGGAGATCTCAAAGTGAAGAGGCACAATTACAACGAAATGTTGTTCAACAAGTACGAAACGCACGTCGAAATACATCTGCAGGTCCGTCAACAAATCCAGCATCAAGACGAACGTCAAGAATTTCGCGTCGTGCTCAAGCCATGGAATTTGCTGCATTTCATTACAGCAGTGAAATGGATTACAGTGAACCTGGTCTTATTGGTGGAATGACGGTGAGATGTCTACAGTGTGCTGCAGCCAAATTTCCAGGTGAAACGGCTGGCATGTGTTGTACTAATGGCAAAGTGAAATTGCCAGCATTCGAATCTCCACCTGATCCACTGCACTCATTAATTTTTGGAACATCAACAACGTCCAAGCATTTTTTGTCCCACATTCAAGAATATAATACGCCATTTCAAATGACTTCTTTTGGTGCGACGAAAGTTATAAGAGACAGTTTTATGCCGACGTTCAAG ATTCAAGGCCAGATTTATCATAGAGCTGGTTCATTATTGTCATTCCCTGACACTGAACCTCAATTTTTGCAAATCTCTTTTGTTGGGAACAGCAATGATGAATTGAATCGGCGTTGTGCAATTGCTCCAAGTGCAAGGCGTCAAATTATTTTGGACCTGCAAATTTTTTTCCATCAACACAATGGATTAGTTCAATTGTTCAAAACCGCTCTTGATCTTATGCCATCCGATAATCATAGGATAGTAAGAAGAGCCGACAAAACGCCTTTTGGAGAGCATGCAAGACGCTTCAATGGACCAACCATTGATGAATTGGCCATTGTAATTGTTGGAGAGCAGTTTCTATCTCGCGATATTGTGCTACACCGAAGAAATGAGCAATTGCAGTGTGTATCAGAGCTTCATCGCAGCTATGATGCATTACAGTATCCATTATTGCACTGGAAAGGTGACGACGGCTATCATATCAATATACCAATGATAGATCCACGAACcg GTCGTGACATACCAGGCAAGACGGTTAGTGCGATGAACTATTACTCATACAGATTCATGGTTCGTCCACAAGAAGACAACTTCATTTTAAGGTGTGGCAAACTATTCCATCAATATGCTGTGGACATGTATGCGAAGATTGAATCAGAACGTCTCAATTACCTTAGATTCAATCAAGCGCAATTGCGATCGGAAGAGTACATACACTTACAAGATGCAATAGTGAATGATGGCGATGTCAATAATATTGGACGTTTAACAATATTACCAGCGACTTATATTGGCAGTCCGCGTCACATGCATCAATATACATAA
- the LOC132953728 gene encoding uncharacterized protein LOC132953728 has protein sequence MSYVRKYGRPDLFITFTCNPQWDDIKTNLFEGQTPTYRHDITERVFRQKLKALMDMIIKLRVFGEVRCWMYSIEWQKRGLPHAHILIWLVRKITPDQIDSIISAEIPDEITDPELFEVVKKNMIHGPCGALNLNSPCMIDGKCSKRYPKALTSDTITGDDGYPLYRRRSTENNGHTVTIRIQNQNIEVDNRWVVPYSPLLSKIFKAHINVEYCNSVKSIKYICKYVNKGSDMAVFGVAADNSHDEIAQYQIGRYISTNEALWRIYSYPMHERFPAVVHLAVHLKNGQRVYFTNENVQERVARPPATTLTTFFQLCASDEFARTLLYSDVTHYYTWTAQKTWQWRKQGTAVDGHPGLFYAETMGRLYTVHPNMVECYYLRLLLVNVVGPRSFEDLRTVNGHLCATYREACEHLGLLENDAHWDFTSRCIDRFISTSNTYAVCHNNINMFPIESD, from the coding sequence ATGTCATACGTTCGCAAATACGGCCGCCCTGACCTCTTCATAACATTCACATGCAATCCACAGTGGGATGACATAAAAACCAATTTGTTTGAAGGTCAGACACCAACATACCGCCACGATATAACAGAACGTGTATTTCGACAGAAATTGAAAGCGCTGATGGATATGATTATCAAATTGCGAGTATTTGGAGAAGTGCGTTGCTGGATGTACTCGATCGAATGGCAAAAGAGAGGGCTGCCGCATGCACATATATTGATATGGCTGGTACGTAAAATAACACCGGATCAAATTGATAGCATTATATCAGCTGAAATTCCAGATGAAATTACTGATCCTGAATTATTTGAAGTTGTCAAGAAAAATATGATTCATGGTCCTTGCGGTGCACTCAATTTGAATTCTCCATGCATGATCGATGGAAAATGTTCAAAACGGTACCCAAAAGCATTGACTTCTGACACGATAACAGGTGATGATGGATATCCGTTGTATCGACGTCGGTCTACGGAAAATAATGGCCATACGGTAACTATTAgaatacaaaatcaaaacatCGAAGTTGATAATCGTTGGGTAGTTCCATACTCACCACTACTGTCGAAAATATTTAAGGCACACATTAACGTTGAGTATTGCAATTCGGTCAAATCGATCAAATACATTTGCAAGTATGTCAACAAAGGCAGTGATATGGCTGTTTTCGGAGTAGCTGCTGACAATAGTCATGATGAAATTGCTCAATATCAAATAGGACGCTACATCAGCACTAATGAGGCTCTTTGGAGAATTTATTCATATCCGATGCATGAACGGTTTCCTGCTGTTGTTCATTTGGCAGTTCATCTTAAAAATGGCCAACGTGTGTATTTTACCAATGAAAATGTTCAAGAGAGAGTGGCACGTCCACCAGCAACAACATTAACCACATTTTTTCAATTGTGCGCAAGTGATGAATTTGCCAGAACTTTGCTGTATTCAGATGTAACGCATTATTACACTTGGACAGCACAAAAAACATGGCAATGGCGTAAACAGGGAACAGCAGTTGATGGCCATCCAGGTCTTTTCTATGCAGAAACTATGGGAAGACTATACACAGTTCATCCAAATATGGTTGAATGTTATTATTTGCGGCTGTTGTTAGTGAATGTTGTGGGGCCGCGTTCATTTGAAGATTTGCGAACAGTTAATGGTCATTTATGTGCTACGTATCGTGAAGCGTGTGAGCATTTGGGTTTACTGGAAAATGATGCACATTGGGATTTCACTTCAAGATGCATCGATCGCTTCATTTCCACATCAAATACGTATGCTGTatgccataataatatcaacatgtTTCCCATCGAATCCGATTGA
- the LOC132953729 gene encoding ATP-dependent DNA helicase pif1-like, which yields MTEDFLIRMRHHTGNSDLIITLEMYNEALIAIEDMCLTIANKALRQLGMISPNRPMHDFFDRELRREHHYDINELQTFVNLNVPKLNDHQKNVYDTIMQAVQNEAGGLYFLDAPGGMGKTFVISLILANIRAQGKITLALASSGIAATLLDGGRTAHSALKLPLKVQVIENPTCNISRNSAMAKVLQQTAIILLDECTMTHKKLLEAIHRTMQDLRGNQNIFGGALILLSGDFRQTLSVIPRTTPADEINACLKSSFMWRYVRKFTLNINMRVQLQNDQSADRFSKQLLEIGNGKVQIDNTNGLISLPNNFCTILQSKEELIERVFPNIIQNHRNHNWLSGAILAPKNVHVNAINYLIQEKLPGAVISYKSIDSALNEEDAVNYPVEFLNSLEPPGIPPHFLNLKVGSSIILLRNLNAPKLCNGTRLSVKRLMPNLIEATILTGKAKGEFVLIPRIPLIPTDMPFEFKRLQFPVRLSFAMSINKAQGQTLQVCDCDIEAPLSTFTSQNEISTTSTAMSTNYDIEIPQGTDDQMAPKKLSGAQNQKRKKNIELENKLLATQWKKWMNKSNQRNSSSNSTINCNENNSNEVIEEILSNELLENSDESISVNKILKETEILDACNVEIEKNIKNESQVTEEIFEIDFNDPSSWPPITDKIRTLLINHGPETCKTLIFIFLKM from the exons ATGACAGAAGACTTTTTGATTCGAATGCGCCATCACACAGGAAACTCTGATTTGATCATAACATTGGAAATGTATAATGAGGCATTAATAGCGATTGAAGATATGTGCCTTACGATCGCCAATAAAGCATTGAGACAATTAGGTATGATTTCACCCAATCGTCCAATGCATGATTTTTTCGATCGAGAATTGCGACGAGAACATCATTATGATATCAATGAATTGCAAACATTTGTGAATTTAAATGTTCCCAAATTAAATGatcatcaaaaaaatgtatacgataCCATCATGCAAGCAGTACAAAATGAAGCCGGTGGATTGTACTTTTTGGATGCGCCCGGTGGTATGGGTAAAACATTTGTAATATCACTCATTTTGGCAAACATTCGAGCGCAAGGGAAAATTACATTGGCACTTGCTTCGTCTGGAATAGCTGCTACTCTGTTGGATGGAGGACGAACAGCACACTCTGCATTAAAATTACCGTTAAAAGTGCAG GTGATTGAGAATCCCACGTGCAATATATCAAGAAATTCTGCGATGGCGAAAGTTTTACAGCAAACagcaattattttattggatgAATGTACGATGACGCACAAAAAATTACTTGAAGCAATACACCGCACAATGCAAGATCTGCGTGgcaatcaaaacatttttggtGGTGCATTGATATTATTGTCAGGAGATTTTAGGCAAACACTGTCCGTAATTCCACGCACAACACCGGCAGATGAGATCAATGCGTGCCTTAAATCTTCTTTCATGTGGAGATATGTGCGAAAATTTACGCTAAACATAAACATGCGTGTTCAGTTGCAGAATGATCAATCTGCAGATCGGTTTTCGAAGCAATTGTTGGAAATCGGAAATGGCAAAGTTCAAATCGATAACACAAACGGTTTAATTAGTTTGCCAAACAATTTTTGTACAATTCTCCAATCAAAAGAAGAATTGATTGAACGAGTGTTTCCAAATATTATCCAAAATCACAGGAATCACAATTGGTTGAGTGGCGCAATTCTGGCACCAAAAAATGTGCATGTCAATGCTATCAATTATCTCATCCAAGAAAAATTGCCTGGTGCAGTAATATCATACAAATCTATTGATAGCGCATTGAATGAAGAAGATGCAGTCAACTATCCAGTTGAATTTTTGAATTCGTTGGAACCACCCGGTATACCGCCGCATTTCTTGAATTTGAAGGTCGGCTCATCAATTATTTTACTACGGAATTTGAATGCACCAAAACTGTGCAACGGCACAAGATTATCTGTAAAAAGATTGATGCCGAATTTAATCGAAGCCACAATATTGACTGGCAAAGCGAAAGGGGAATTTGTACTCATCCCACGTATTCCTCTGATACCAACAGACATGCCATTTGAATTCAAACGATTGCAATTCCCCGTGCGCCTATCATTCGCCATGTCCATCAATAAGGCACAAGGACAAACGCTCCAAGTATGCG ACTGTGATATCGAAGCACCGCTGTCCACATTTACTAGTCAAAATGAGATCAGCACAACAAGTACTGCTATGTCTACAAATTATGACATTGAAATACCTCAAGGAACTGATGACCA aaTGGCCCCTAAAAAACTATCAGGTGCACaaaatcaaaaaagaaaaaagaatatcgagttagaaaataaattgttagcCACTCAATGGAAAAAATGGATGAATAAATCAAATCAAAGAAATTCTTCATCTAATTCGACTATTAATTGTAATGAGAATAATAGTAATGAAGTTATAGAGGAAATTTTGAGTAatgaattattagaaaattccGATGAATCGAtttctgtaaataaaatattaaaagaaactgAAATACTTGATGCCTGCAATGTGgagattgaaaaaaatattaaaaatgaatctcAAGTTACCGAAGAAATATTcgaaattgattttaatgatcCCTCTTCTTGGCCACCAATTACTGATAAAATTCGTACATTATTGATAAACCATGGTCCTGAGACGTGTAAAactctgatttttatttttctgaaaatgtaa
- the LOC132953730 gene encoding zinc finger MYM-type protein 1-like: MTSPPIIDPQQGYNNWKKLNPKIPDHENSNEHRTNMFKWADFKSDLNKNNTIDCALQLEINNEKEKWKHILKVVIDCVRFCCVNNLALRGSNCDIGKSGCGIFLNLIGLISNYDSVLSIRNEIIQRIKNSKYFSIIFDSTPDVSREDQLCEIIRYVREVYNEFVIEESFVDFIYTNEKTGLGIASDVLQKLEKDGLSFKNCRGQGYDNGANMAGKYQGVQARLKEINEHAQFVPCAAHSLNLIGVHAASVSVKMISFFGIVQNIFNYFSGSTSRWEVLMRCLKITLKTHSDTRWASKYNAVHSLYCQFGGVIKALRDISTNPIFGDGVANAQNQASKRINCLNVSFQEMSDSGNEQIKTEAISICDKVGIKSELKIKRTIKRKVMSGENSSGEDISADQFLTLEYYKVLDDMMAQMKWRFEQLSNIADDFQFLSAHSLSVTPVEKLKKYAADLAIKYNEDIDQEIINEIEFFKYQVKAILPDLNATALNILNAIKKYELDSTCPNLMVRNMQCI, translated from the exons ATGACTTCTCCACCAATAATAGATCCACAACAAGGatataataattggaaaaagTTAAATCCTAAAATACCTGACCATGAGAATAGTAATGAACACCGtacaaatatgtttaaatgGGCCGATTTCAAaagtgatttaaataaaaataatacgattgACTGTGCACTGcaattagaaattaataatgaaaaggAAAAATGGaaacatattttgaaagttgTGATTGACTGTGTTAGATTTTGTTGCGTAAACAATTTAGCTTTGAGAGGATCTAATTGTGATATAGGAAAATCTGGCTGTGgaatattcttaaatttaattggTCTAATTAGCAATTATGATTCTGTTTTATCAA TACGAAATGAAATCATTCAGAggataaaaaattcaaaatacttttctattatttttgattCCACCCCGGATGTTTCTCGTGAAGATCAACTCTGTGAAATTATAAGATATGTTAGAGAAGTTTATAACGAGTTTGTCATTGAAGAAAGTTTCgtagattttatttataccaaTGAAAAGACTGGACTTGGAATAGCTTCTGATGTATTACAAAAGTTGGAGAAAGATGGACTTAGTTTTAAGAATTGTCGTGGACAGGGCTATGATAACGGCGCAAACATGGCGGGAAAATATCAAGGTGTACAAGCTCGATTAAAAGAGATTAATGAACATGCTCAGTTCGTCCCTTGTGCTGCACACAGCCTTAATTTAATCGGCGTACATGCTGCTAGTGTATCAGTAAAAATGATTTCGTTTTTCggtattgtacaaaatatatttaactatttttctgGATCAACAAGTCGCTGGGAAGTACTAATGCGGTgtttgaaaataacattaaaaacgcACAGTGACACACGCTGGGCATCTAAATATAATGCAGTTCATTCGTTGTATTGTCAATTTGGTGGTGTGATAAAAGCTTTACGTGACATATCTACCAATCCAATTTTTGGCGATGGGGTTGCTAATGCACAAA ATCAGGCTTCAAAAAggataaattgtttaaatgtttcttTCCAAGAAATGAGTGATAGTGGAAATGAACAAATTAAAACTGAAGCTATTAGTATTTGTGATAAAGTTGGAATAAAATctgaattaaaaatcaaaaggaCAATAAAAAGGAAAGTTATGAGTGGAGAAAATTCATCGGGTGAAGATATTTCTGCAGATCAATTTTTAACATTGGAATACTACAAAGTTCTTGATGATATGATGGCTCAAATGAAATGGAGGTTTGaacaattatcaaatattgctgATGATTTTCAATTCCTTTCTGCTCATTCACTATCTGTTACACcagttgaaaaattgaaaaaatatgcagCTGATTTAGCTATCAAATACAACGAAGATATTGACCAGGAAATAATTAACGAAatcgaattttttaaatatcaagtaAAAGCAATTTTACCAGACTTAAACGCAActgctttaaatattttaaacgcaattaaaaaatatgaacttgatTCAACTTGTCCAAACTTAATGGTAAGAAATATGCAGTGCATATAG